TTCGCAGCCGCTTCGGCGGAGGAGGCGCGCAGGCGGGAGTTTTGAATTTTGAGTTTTTTTATAATGCTGGAGATTCTTGCGTGTGCGTATTGGACATAATAGACCGGGTTCTTGGCAGACTGCTCTTTAGCCTGATCGACATCAAAGTTTAAATGAGTGCCAGCTGCCTTTTGCAGAAAAAAGAACCGGGTGGCATCCCTGCCCGCCATTTCCAAAAGCTCATCCATGGTCACGTAGACGCCGGCCCTTTTGGACATTCTTAATTCTTGGCCGCCTTTAAAAAGAGTGATAAATTGATGGAAAAGGATTTCGAGCTTGCCTTTGTGCCCCAAGGCCTCGACCACTCCTTGCAAACCCGGAGCATCTCCCCAATGATCCGCTCCCCAGATGTTGATAACTTTAGCGAACTTCTTTTCGGAAAACTTGTAATAGTGCAGGCCGGCATCCCCTGCTAAATAAGTTTTCCATTCGTTCCGTTTTACTACCACCCTGTCTCTTTGATCGCCAAAAGTGGTGGACCTAAACCACAAGGCGTCTTCTTCTTCGTAGAGAAACTTTTTCCTCTTTAAAATTGCCAAGGCCTTGTCTACTCTTTTTGTTTTATGGAGCCAGGTTTCGGAAATCCACTCGTCAAACTTAATTCCCATTTTCGCGACCGTTTTTTCAATCAGCTTTTTAATAATGAGCTTGGCCGCCCTTTCTCCTGCCCTATACGGATCTTTCTCTTTAACTTCTTTATTCAGCCAATCAATATAGTCGCCTTTATACTTTGCTTCGCCGTCTTTTAAGACCGAATGCCCTAAAGCCATTATTTGATTGCCGTAGTCGTTGACGTAATATGCCTTTTCTACTCTAAAGCCGGCTTTAGTCAGAGTGTTTGCCAAAACGTCTCCCCAGAATCCTCCCCGGCCGTTGCCAATAGTCAGGGGGCCGGTCGGGTTGGCGGAAATAAATTCCACCTGAACCTTTTTACTCTTCCCAATTTTTAAACTTCCGTATTTATTCCCCTCCCGTAGAATCTCGCCGATTTGTTTTTGAACATAGTCTTTCGAAAGAAAAAAATTGAGAAAGCCGGGGCCGGCCACCTCCACTTTTTCAAAGATCCCCGACCCTGCTTTTAAAACCGCTGTTTTTATTTTTTCTGCCACGAGTAAAGGGTCTTGGTTAAGTTTTTTGGCCAAAATTAAAGCTGCATTGGCCGCATAATCGCCATGAATTTCCTGTCCGGACGCATCAAGAGAAATGTCAAAATCAACAACAAAACCGCTTCGTTTTATTGCTTGGATGAGCAAATTTCTGATTTTTTCTCTTATAGTCATCTTGTTTTTAATATACCATTTTTACCTTTAAAAATTGAGGGGACTAGTAACCCTCCTTTCCTAAAGATGTGATGGCATCGGCAAGTAATTCCAGTGCCTTTCCCCTGTCTTTCTTTTTCTGCGAAAACCACTTCTGATAACCCGCAAGTTGTTTAGCAAGAAGTGTCAATCCTTGCTTCATACTTTTCTTCCCCGGCCCGCCAAAGGACTTAGTAAGTTCGATGATTGTTCCCGGCTCTTGCCACGCAACAATCTGACTTTCGGTAATCGGCAACGCTAAACCCTCCTCCCGTAGAGCTTGGCAAAGCGCTGTAAATGTCACCCTGTCCTGACCTACACTCCCCTTTACGCCTTTCTCAACCAGCACCTTGGCTTGACGCATCGGTAAAGCATATATTGTTACTAATTGTTCCATGAGCGTGGTTGCTCCAATAAAACCTTTATGGCACCAAGTTTCCATAATCTTGGTATTTACCATCATGGTCGAAAGCACTCCAGTAAGAACCGCCGGCGCCGGTTCGCACTCGGATAAAAGATCCATCACAATATATTTAGTCCATTGCGAGTCGCGATTAAAACCGATAAAATTGCTTTTCCCTATAGAAAGCAAACTCAAAAGCTGCCCACAAACAAAACCTGCCTTTCCTTTAATTGCCTCCAAGGGATCAGGATTTTTCTTCTGAGGCATAATGGAACTGCCAGTCGAAAATTCGTCAGCTAGTTTCATCATACCAAACTCCGGCGTCGCGAGAATAATAAGCGTCTGAGCGGTAAGCGACAAATGGTTCATAAGAACGACGACGCTATATGCCAAATCCGCTTCCGGCTCCCAGCGATTAGTAATAGCATCCATTGAATTCGTGTCCGGACCGTCAAAAGCCAAAAGTTTGGCTGTCAATGTCCTGTCTACCGGAAAACTCGTACCGTAGGCGACCGCGTTGCCTAAAGGACTAACGTTATGAAGGCTATACCAGCCTTTAAGGCGCTCAATATCCCGACTAATCATCGCCGCAAAACCGGCCAAGATATGCCCAAAGGTCGTCACCATCGCGTGTTGATGATGAGTAAATCCTGGGAATGGTACTGATTTATATGTCTCGGCAAGTTTGATAAGCGTCTGGATGAGTCCAATGTTATTACTCACAAATATCAATACCTGATCCCGCAGGTATAACCTCATATCGGTCACTACTTGATCGTTTCTCGAGCGCGCCGTGTGAAGCTTGCCCGCTATCTCAATGCCCAGCTTTTCGGTAAGCCACGACTCGATGTTTGTGTGAACATCTTCTTTACTCGGATCAAGATGAAATTTTCCCGCAGCCACTAATTGCTCAAGCTTAAGTAATCCTTTGAGGATTTTTCCTGCATCAGATTTAGGAATAATCCCGTTTTTCCCCAGCATCAGAGCATGAACTTTGTTCGTCCACAGATCGTAAGGGATTAATTTTGCATCGGCCGGGAACACACTCGCCACGTCGCGGCCGGCGGTAAACGCAATCACTGCCTCGGACGGCTCTTTGGTAAAAGCCGCGCCCCAAAGTTTTGATGATTTTTTCATAAAATTCTTTTTTGTATTAACTTTCTAATTTCAACTTATTCTTGACCTGATTTGCCAATTTCATTTGCAACGAGTAAATCTCAATAAAACCGGCGCTTGCATTCTGGTTAAAACTATAGTCCTTCATAAAGGTCGCTAGGTGTTTGTCGTAAAGAGCATTTGGCGATTCCATGGCTACCACTTCCGCAGAACCTTTGTAAAGTTTTACCGTTACCGCCCCATTCACCTTCTCGTTAATTTTATCATTAAAGGCGTTGATGTCCTCAACAACCGGCTCAAGCCACAAAGCGCCATAGACAAGATAAGCCCACTTTATATCAAGGATGCTTTTTAATTCATTCTCAACTCTCGTGCAAACATATTTTTCCAGGTTTTTGTGAGCAGTTATAATCACGTGAGCAGCTGGCAATTCATAAACCCCCCTCACCTTAAGACCGACTAACCTGTCTTCAATGTGATGGACGACGCCTACGCCGTGCTTACCGGCGATTTTGTTTAAAGCGCCGATCAATTTTGTTAGCTTCATCTCCTTTCCGTTTAAGGATATGGGCAATCCATTTTTGAAAGTCAACTTCGCCAATTCTGACTTATTCGGCGCCTTTTCAGCTAAAGTATATGTTGTCAGGAATTTTTCAATCGGCGGGATAAGGGCCGGGTCTTCTATTTCTCCCCCCTCCCAAGTCATCCCCCACATATTATCATCAACAGAATAAGGAAAATCCATATTGGCCGGAACCGGAATTCCATATTTCTTCGCATATTCAATCTCTTCCTCTCTGCCCATAGACCATTCTCTAACAGGAGCAATAATTTTAATTTTCGGATTCAAAGTCAAGGCAGTGGCTTCGATTCTTACCTGATCATTGCCCTTGCCCGTACAGCCATGAGCAATAGCATCAGCTTTTTCCTTCTCGGCAATTTTTACTGCCCATTTGGCAAGAAGTGGTCTAGAAACTGTGGAAATATAATAATTTCCTTGATAAGCGCCATTAGCCTTAATCAAGGGGGCGAGATATTCATCGGCAAATTCATTTTTAGCGTCAATGATATAGGCTTTTTTTGCCCCGAATTTCAAAGCCTTTTTCTTAATCGCCTCAAGATCTTCAATCTGCTGGCCCAAATCCAGCGTCAAAGTAATCACCTCTGCGCCATAAGCGTCTTGAATCCATTTTAACATACAGCTGGTATCAAGACCGCCAGAATAGAGAAGAACAACCTTTTTGACTTGGCCGATTTTTCCTTCGTAAGAAGCAACTTTTATATAAGAAGTGTCTTTTTTCATGTTTTTATTTGATTAACTTTTTATTTGTAAATTGAATGGTTAAAATGTACTGTTTTTTGTGATAGGGAGAGAGCCTCTAGAATGCTTCCTTTTGGGAAAGAACAAACGGCCCCGAATGAGGCCGTTTGGCATGGTTCAAAAAAGTTGTAGTAGTATGGTTAATGTAGTTTTTGAACAATAGCAAACAGCCCCAAATATAGTGTTCGGTTTCTCCGGCGCCTCTCAATTGTTGAAACTATTTGCCACATATTATTGTTCGCTAAAATAAAAACCTCGTCTCTAGCCACGTTAAAACATGGACAGGGACGAGGTTTCTTTTGCCTCGCGGTACCACCCCGGTTTCCCGCTAAAAAGCGGGACTCTCTGGCCGGCTTCTTGGATAAGAAATCGGCGGCTGGATTTTACGGTTCAGCTTCCGTAAGGCATTTTACCTTCAGCTCCCGGATCGCGACTCCGGTTAACGCTTTATATGTATTGTGTTATCTTACTAACAATAACAAGAATAGTTGTCAAGACCTTATTCTTGTCTTACCATTAAATAATGCGCATTTTCACCGAAAACAGAAAAGCCGCTTTTGACCACGAGATCCTGGAGAAATTTGAGGCCGGCCTCGTCCTTTTGGGGCAAGAGGTCAAGTCGATCAAGCTAGGAAGGGCAAGCCTGGCCGGCAGTTATGTTATCTCCAGGGGCGAAGAGCTTTATCTGGTCGGCTGCCACGTTCCCGCTTACCAGCCGAAAAACGCCCCTTCAGACTACCTTCCCGAAAGAGAGAAAAAGCTTCTTATGAGGAAGGCGGAAATATCCTACCTTAAAGGCAGGGCCTCCCAGAGAGGATTGACATTCGTGCCCTTGAGAATATATACTAAGGACGGGAAAATTAAGCTGGAGTTCGCTCTGGCAAAAAGGATAAAAAAGATCGATCAGAGGCAGGTGATAAAGAAACGGGAAATAAATCGCGAGATCAGGGAAGTCTTAGGATAATTCACAATGGGGGTGAAAAGCTTCGACAGCAATTACTCCCAAGAAAAGCAAGTCGAGTATTCTGAAACCTCGCTAAACTTTCAGAAAAAATAAGTGCCAACTTATCTTTTCAACCTGCTTTAGCTTACGTTTAAAGCAGCGCCGACCTTAAGGATTCTCGATAATTGAGGTTGGTGTCATCAATCGAGAAAAGTGTTCTTTATTTTGGCGAAAGCCAAGGATGGCAGACAACGTTTTTCGCCTGATTCAACTTTCTGCCTTCAGTTAAAATCGGGATAAGCTTGTAGATTTTCTTTGGGAAAAATTTCTGGATCCGGGTGCAATCTCGGCACCTCCACCAAGAACTCTAAAAAATCTCTAAACTATCCTAAAACCACTCGTCAACAACCAAATAAGAACAACTCAGGTCAGGCTGGTGGACGAAACCGGAAAGCAGCTAGGAATTATCGAGTTGACCGAGGCGCTCCGCCTGGCCCAGGAGCGCAATTTAGATTTAATCCAGGTGACCGAAAAAGTGATTCCGCCTGTTTGCCGCCTAGCCGACTACGGAAAATATCTTTACTGGCAGGAGAAAAAGCAAAAAGAGATAAAAAAGCACAAAGGCGGCCAGATAAAAGGCATTCGCCTTTCCTTCGGGATCTCTCTCCACGATCTGGAAATCAGATCAAGACAGGCCGAGAAATTCCTAAACCAAGGCGACAAGGTCTTGATCGAAATGGTCCTCCGGGGCCGGGAAAAAGCCCTGGCCGGAGTCGCCAAAGATAAAATCAACCGGTTCATAGAAATTTTAGACAAAGCTATTCCCATCAAAGCGGAAACCGACCTCAGGAAAGGTCCCCGAGGCTTTACTATGATTATTTCAAAACAATAATTTAGGAATATGAGGAAATCTATTTCAAAACGCTTCAAGATCACAAAAACGGGAAAAGTCTTGCGCCGAAGATGCGGCTTGAATCATTATTTGGCAAAAAGATCCGGAAAAATGAGAAGAGGAAAGAGAAAGCTAGTTCCTCTTTCAAAATCGGAATTAAAAAGGATTAAGAAATTAATCGGCTAATCTTAAATTATGGCTAGAGTCAAAGGCGGGAAACCGAGGCTAAAGAGAAGAAGGAATGTCTTGAGACAGACCAAGGGATTTCGTTGGGGCAGGAAATCAAAATTAAGACGGGCAAAAGAGGCGATCTTCCACGCCCAGAAATATGCCTACCGCGACCGGCGGAACAAAAAAAGAGATTTCCGGCGGCTCTGGCAGATTAAGATTGGAGCCGCTGCCAAAAACCTAGGCATATCCTACAGCAAGTTTTTAAATCTCCTCAAACAAAAGAACATCGGTCTAGACAGGAAAATTTTAGCCGAGTTGGCAGAAGCCAAACCCGATATCTTCAGGGCCATTGTTGAACAAATAACGAGATAAACCGATTGGCTCCCGATTCACACAGAACTCCGTGAGTTGATTTTGCGAAACCTGTTAAGCCGAGACAAGCAACAGAACAAGATTGCTTCGCCAATAATTTTGAGGCTCATCTTAGAAGCTCCCTGGCGCCTTTCGACAAAAACAATAGGGACCTCTCTGATCTTGGCGTGCTGTTCTTGGGCCAAGATTTTCATTTCTATCAAAAAAGCGTAACCGTCTACGTTCAACCGACCAGACAAAACTTTTTTTAACAAGCCCCCTTGCCAGCCTAAAAACCCTCCTGTCAAATCGCCAATTTTCAAACCAGTCATGGCTTTGGCAAACAAATTGCCAGCTCGGCTTAAAAACCGCCTGCGCCACGGCCAGTTCTTTACTCCTCCCCCTCGAATATATCTAGAACCAATGACCAAATGATAATCTCTCAAATTTTCTAAAATCTCGGGCAAATACCGAGGATCGTGGGAAAAATCAGCATCCATCTGGATAATCAAAGACGCGCCCTGACGCAGGGCAGCCCTCAGGCCGACTAAATAAGACTTAGCGAAGCTCTTTGGCGGTTGTCTGAAGATCGGCTTTATTCTTCCGTTTCGGTAAGCTAACTCGGCCAATATTTCTTTAGTTCCGTCAGTCGAATTATCATCAACAAAAATAATGGCGGCGTCGGGAATATATAAAAAGACTTTTTCGCAAAGACTGCGGACATTATCGGCTTCGTTGAGCGTGGGGATGACTATAGCGACACGGGTTTCTTGAGGATGAGCCATGTTTACTTAAAGCTACCGATTCTTAACGGGTAGATGATTTATAAAAAACGAGCGTGGAAGAACTGACCGAGAAAAGAATGAAGTTGTTTTGGGCGGCATGGTTAGCCATTGCTTTAATTATAATAGCAGTCTCGTCTCCGCTCGTCTTTAATTCCTTTTGGGTTTCGCTGCTAGGGCTTTTTTTCTTCAGCGTCTTGCTGACTCCTCCGCTAGGATTTTTTATAGAAACAATTGCTCTAAAAAAAGAGGGGTGGTTGGAGAAAAGAGGCCTCCTGCTGATTTTTATAATCTGGCTTCTTTTTGTTGCTTTTTACTCGGTTTTTGCGCTCCATCGCCAAG
This genomic stretch from bacterium harbors:
- the argS gene encoding arginine--tRNA ligase; translated protein: MTIREKIRNLLIQAIKRSGFVVDFDISLDASGQEIHGDYAANAALILAKKLNQDPLLVAEKIKTAVLKAGSGIFEKVEVAGPGFLNFFLSKDYVQKQIGEILREGNKYGSLKIGKSKKVQVEFISANPTGPLTIGNGRGGFWGDVLANTLTKAGFRVEKAYYVNDYGNQIMALGHSVLKDGEAKYKGDYIDWLNKEVKEKDPYRAGERAAKLIIKKLIEKTVAKMGIKFDEWISETWLHKTKRVDKALAILKRKKFLYEEEDALWFRSTTFGDQRDRVVVKRNEWKTYLAGDAGLHYYKFSEKKFAKVINIWGADHWGDAPGLQGVVEALGHKGKLEILFHQFITLFKGGQELRMSKRAGVYVTMDELLEMAGRDATRFFFLQKAAGTHLNFDVDQAKEQSAKNPVYYVQYAHARISSIIKKLKIQNSRLRASSAEAAAKAGQGFGGQAKSKITYQKLKLLNHQSELALIKQLIRLPEVVEDTAKDYQVQRLPQYALDLATSFHQFYRDCRVITEDKNLAKARLALILATKIVLKNTLDLMGITAPERM
- the argH gene encoding argininosuccinate lyase, whose translation is MKKSSKLWGAAFTKEPSEAVIAFTAGRDVASVFPADAKLIPYDLWTNKVHALMLGKNGIIPKSDAGKILKGLLKLEQLVAAGKFHLDPSKEDVHTNIESWLTEKLGIEIAGKLHTARSRNDQVVTDMRLYLRDQVLIFVSNNIGLIQTLIKLAETYKSVPFPGFTHHQHAMVTTFGHILAGFAAMISRDIERLKGWYSLHNVSPLGNAVAYGTSFPVDRTLTAKLLAFDGPDTNSMDAITNRWEPEADLAYSVVVLMNHLSLTAQTLIILATPEFGMMKLADEFSTGSSIMPQKKNPDPLEAIKGKAGFVCGQLLSLLSIGKSNFIGFNRDSQWTKYIVMDLLSECEPAPAVLTGVLSTMMVNTKIMETWCHKGFIGATTLMEQLVTIYALPMRQAKVLVEKGVKGSVGQDRVTFTALCQALREEGLALPITESQIVAWQEPGTIIELTKSFGGPGKKSMKQGLTLLAKQLAGYQKWFSQKKKDRGKALELLADAITSLGKEGY
- a CDS encoding argininosuccinate synthase, with protein sequence MKKDTSYIKVASYEGKIGQVKKVVLLYSGGLDTSCMLKWIQDAYGAEVITLTLDLGQQIEDLEAIKKKALKFGAKKAYIIDAKNEFADEYLAPLIKANGAYQGNYYISTVSRPLLAKWAVKIAEKEKADAIAHGCTGKGNDQVRIEATALTLNPKIKIIAPVREWSMGREEEIEYAKKYGIPVPANMDFPYSVDDNMWGMTWEGGEIEDPALIPPIEKFLTTYTLAEKAPNKSELAKLTFKNGLPISLNGKEMKLTKLIGALNKIAGKHGVGVVHHIEDRLVGLKVRGVYELPAAHVIITAHKNLEKYVCTRVENELKSILDIKWAYLVYGALWLEPVVEDINAFNDKINEKVNGAVTVKLYKGSAEVVAMESPNALYDKHLATFMKDYSFNQNASAGFIEIYSLQMKLANQVKNKLKLES
- the smpB gene encoding SsrA-binding protein SmpB, which codes for MRIFTENRKAAFDHEILEKFEAGLVLLGQEVKSIKLGRASLAGSYVISRGEELYLVGCHVPAYQPKNAPSDYLPEREKKLLMRKAEISYLKGRASQRGLTFVPLRIYTKDGKIKLEFALAKRIKKIDQRQVIKKREINREIREVLG
- the infC gene encoding translation initiation factor IF-3, whose amino-acid sequence is MLKPLVNNQIRTTQVRLVDETGKQLGIIELTEALRLAQERNLDLIQVTEKVIPPVCRLADYGKYLYWQEKKQKEIKKHKGGQIKGIRLSFGISLHDLEIRSRQAEKFLNQGDKVLIEMVLRGREKALAGVAKDKINRFIEILDKAIPIKAETDLRKGPRGFTMIISKQ
- a CDS encoding 50S ribosomal protein L35; protein product: MRKSISKRFKITKTGKVLRRRCGLNHYLAKRSGKMRRGKRKLVPLSKSELKRIKKLIG
- the rplT gene encoding 50S ribosomal protein L20, coding for MARVKGGKPRLKRRRNVLRQTKGFRWGRKSKLRRAKEAIFHAQKYAYRDRRNKKRDFRRLWQIKIGAAAKNLGISYSKFLNLLKQKNIGLDRKILAELAEAKPDIFRAIVEQITR
- a CDS encoding polyprenol monophosphomannose synthase, encoding MAHPQETRVAIVIPTLNEADNVRSLCEKVFLYIPDAAIIFVDDNSTDGTKEILAELAYRNGRIKPIFRQPPKSFAKSYLVGLRAALRQGASLIIQMDADFSHDPRYLPEILENLRDYHLVIGSRYIRGGGVKNWPWRRRFLSRAGNLFAKAMTGLKIGDLTGGFLGWQGGLLKKVLSGRLNVDGYAFLIEMKILAQEQHAKIREVPIVFVERRQGASKMSLKIIGEAILFCCLSRLNRFRKINSRSSV